One genomic window of Quercus robur chromosome 6, dhQueRobu3.1, whole genome shotgun sequence includes the following:
- the LOC126690065 gene encoding uncharacterized protein LOC126690065, whose amino-acid sequence MRVRETLRRYTSRYWELYNKIGGSNKKIAASTFRMGLLKDSELWESLTRRPPEDMRQLIRRIEEYKHLEDDRLQSKGKAPLVNRPWSSRFQPRPRKDLRIQEPKLRLGEVNVTFKESVHRIVDWIKNEPSFRWSNKMGGDPSRRNQNLYCTYHRDKRHTTEQCQEFVADSRNRNVRQSAQQRGNPFLPPLEVIEVIHAAPRRTTVIGRRGVLTETPVENGSGEQPPEKKLKVAQEPITFNDDDLEGTIQPHNDALVVTAHIKGFIVKRVMVDQGSRADVMYLDLFRGLELKKEDLSKYDTPLVRFDG is encoded by the exons ATGAGGGTTAGGGAAACCCTTCGTAGGTATACCAGTCGGTATTGGGAGCTTTATAATAAGATCGGTGGGAGCAACAAGAAGATTGCGGCGAGCACCTTTAGGATGGGGTTGCTTAAGGATTCTGAACTATGGGAGTCATTGACGAGGAGGCCTCCTGAGGATATGAGGCAGCTCATAAGGCGTATTGAGGAGTACAAACACCTGGAGGATGATCGGTTGCAAAGTAAGGGTAAGGCCCCGTTAGTGAATCGTCCTTGGTCGAGCAGGTTTCAGCCAAGGCCTCGAAAGGATTTAAGAATACAAGAGCCAAAGCTGCGACTGGGAGAGGTGAACGTGACGTTTAAGGAGTCGGTGCACAGAATCGTAGACTGGATCAAGAACGAGCCATCCTTCAGATGGTCGAACAAGATGGGGGGTGACCCATCCCGTAGGAATCAGAATTTGTACTGTACCTATCACAGGGATAAGAGGCATACCACCGAGCAGTGCCAG GAGTTTGTGGCAGATTCAAGGAATAGGAATGTTAGGCAAAGTGCTCAGCAAAGGGGGAACCCTTTCCTACCCCCATTAGAAGTGATCGAAGTTATCCACGCTGCCCCAAGGCGTACTACAGTGATCGGGAGGAGAGGAGTGCTGACTGAAACACCCGTGGAAAATGGTTCGGGCGAGCAACCCCCCGAGAAGAAGCTAAAGGTTGCTCAGGAGCCCATCACTTTTAACGACGATGATTTAGAAGGAACAATTCAGCCGCACAATGATGcgttggtggtgacagcccacATAAAGGGTTTCATAGTAAAGAGGGTAATGGTAGACCAGGGAAGTAGGGCCGATGTGATGTATCTGGATCTGTTCAGAGGGCTTGAACTGAAGAAGGAGGACCTCTCAAAATACGATACGCCCCTGGTTAGGTTTGATGGCTAG